In the Hermetia illucens chromosome 1, iHerIll2.2.curated.20191125, whole genome shotgun sequence genome, CTCTCGGTCTCCTTCTGCATGCCCAGGGCCATCTGGCCAAGGTCCATCACTCCTGAAATGGGCATCGTCCGTTAAACTCCTGAACGCCTTCCAGTAAAGGCTGCGTGGAGGCCATCACCTGACTGATCATGAGGTACCCCAATGTCGAGCTGTAATCCAAAACCGCCAATGCATTATACGACTTGTGCTTGGGAATATAGTAAAGCTCCTCTTGTGCGATGAGCTAAGGTTATAATAGGACCAAGCTTAAAATACAAAGAATGGCAAGCGTAGGCACTAGAGTCAGCGGGTTCCTGCACGTCATTCCACTCGCATTATATTGCAGGGTATTTAAGGCCGCTTACACCGCCATTTATATCGTCAACGCCTTCggttctcggcaagtgatcaccagtacatcgcgttcaagTACTTGCCGGATaacaccaacgcgacgctccccctgggTGTTGAATGTCGCAAGAGTGAATATCGTAAAATTCGTGGAAGCTTTTGGGGCAGGCAGAGCCGCGCAGGAGGACGCTCCGGGGGGTAGcagcgtcgcagctgacaccgtcgtaaatttagcgatgaacctgataacgacggcttgTGAGGCTTTCATACCCCGGAGGGACTCCCGCCGCGAGAAGCCTTCGATATTATGGTGGACGGcaaaaattgccgacctacggagggagtatcACAAGCTaagccgtttggcacaacgtttacatatCAACGAGAAGGCAtctgccataaaggcacagtatagatagGCAAATAGGACACTCCGCAGCCCTATAAATAACAGTAAAGCTCGCggttggcagaaccttgtcaacgaggtgaatgaaggCCCGTGCCATGCggaaaatcggggttctgcgAAAATCCTGCTTGCTAAGTACCGATCAGATAGACCGAATTGTACGGGCACGTGTTGATGTGAATAGCCCGGAAAGCGTCGATgattgcctccttttcacaatgagagagctcgaagaagcggttctcactatagaAAACAAGAAGACGCCAAGTCCTCATGGCATcccagcggaagtttacaaaatgTTGTCTCACCAGCGGCCAGAATTGCGGCTTGAGGCGTTCAAAGCTTGCTTGAAAGAGAGTTTTTCCTTGTTGCTGAAAAGCGGCCAGACTCACGCTGATCAGCGAGGGTAAAAGAGACCCGGAGCACCCGTCTGTATTCTTCAGATATGCTAGacatattagaaaactcattccacgtgccaaggtatctcttgcggatattaagggattatctgaaagaccgctggctgctctatgagacgctagaggtcGAGAGAATGACGAAAATGACCATCTTAGTACCGGACCACTAAAACGCTTCCTATTATAGTCTGCTGAGGCTCGATATGTTCGAAGAGTTGCGTCTGCTCGGTTATGTAGACAACTTTCCGGCACTTGTTGTCgggcgcactgttgaacaggcgcaaagcagactcggcatttTGATGATGGATGGCTGTTcccggtttcagccttgcgctctaagaaaaccgaagtagtaatcatgaccagaaggagaatcccgaccctgcattTAATATCGACTggggagttgactatagagtcaaaaccagggtttaaataccttggtttaatgcgcgactcgaagatgagttttTTCAGGCAAATGacagcagcagcggacagggctccaactggagtttcggccttgattcggctaatggcaaatgttggggGCCTAAGACTACTAGGAGATGTCTGCTTATGGGCAGccagttctgctctatggcgcggaaggttgggctgatgcccttgacaaagagGTGGATCGTAAGTGCTTTGCTCAAGTGCATAGGCGGGGAGCTTTGAAAGTGGAGTTTGCTTATCGCACAGTCTCCGAAGTGGCCgtcatggtgatcgcgggagtgatccccgtcgcCCTCTTTgacaaggagcgtaaagctatctaccgccgtaaaggCGAGAACtcaagagaggtggttgtctgtgaagaacgtcaacgcgccCTTACccagtggcaactttcttggcaaaatgagccaagggactgatggactgcgcggctcatcgacaaattagacttgTGGTTCAATCGAACGCACATTGACAGTGATTTCTAcattacccaacttctaagcggacatgtaggttttcagttttatctgCACAGGATTAGAAaaacgcgatctcctgattgtatgttctgcgatggagtggcggacgacgctgaacacacccttTTCAAAGCGAGAGGTGGGCGGGGGGTTTTCGTCAACAGctgtatgcagacacaggggagctctttccACACAATATCGTCAGAGacatgctgaagagcgctggtaactggaatcgtgttgcgcattatattcgggctcttcttattgggaAGAAGATTCAACTCGATCGGCGAAGGGACCGGATGGTAATtggtttcctgaactaacaactcccttcctcccctaccCTCCCATTGGTAATAGTGATTCCCTAACTTGAAAGCTCTCAAAGCCGTGAGAGaggaagggctagcccgaagtaatgtgccaaacggttctaggctagttatatgatgatagggaggtgtttagttggtaatttttgcgtaaacgcattcatctaccctactcccaaaaaaagagaaatctaCTGGTACTGCTTAGCAGCCATGAAGAGCTCTTTTGCCAGAGGTGTACAAATGCACACAAGATTACGGTGTTTTGCATGGAGCGCTGGTCTATAGGGTATTATGCCACCAGCCTAGGCGAACGCTATAATTTGCGTTGCCGAAGTTCcgaagaagagggagaaactCTCAAGTAGTTCCTTCCAGATTGCCTAGCTCTAAAGTCAGGCTATGGATGCTAGGTAAAAGATGTTTTCCAGAACTCAGGGAGATCTTTTGTTGGAGAGGGTGGGGAGCTGCATTGCTTtctgaatgctacggactggctctgatGATCTAAAGTCTTTACCCTTCCTTCTCTTTCCACAGCAGTGATGGGCTTACGAGTTTGTGACGTTAAAACGGGGTACTATTGATCCCTACTTACGTACTGGCTTGGGAATTTATGCCACCGATACAGGACTAATTTTACTCCGATTCCCGATGCAGCCACTTTTCAAAGTGACCTACTTTTTCTGACTGAAGTCAACCTCGTGACAAACCATTAGCATTTGAAAATGTGAGTCACACGCATTGTCAGGCATTTTGGGTTGCGTCGAAATGACAGCCGATAGAAACTCAATCTACAAATTGAACAATGAAGGCGTTATGGGCTACGACGATGCAACCTGAATAAGTACAAAACACGCCGAAGTTTCTACCCAGGATTCCTCAGCATATCAAGACCAATTTTGTGTTGGATACTAAAGACTGTCCCACCCTTCAATTACCTGGAGCTCTGAATACTTACTTCGAGAACAGCCACATCGAATTCTGGGTTTACTGGATTTGTGAAGCGGTACGCATTTGGATGAGTAGTGGCTCTTACAATGGTTCGAACTTGCCTACTTGGTGGAATATCTACCACCTCCCCAACATCAATGTCGCCTGCAAAGGCGTAATTGTTAGCCACTGCTCCTGGCTTTATGAAACATTTTGCCGCCGTCAGAATATTCAGCTCGGTAATGAGAGTTCCTGCACAGTTCACCTTACAAGTTTCTGCGGTTCTTTCTATTAAGGAAACctggaagaaggagaagaaatatatatacatatatatcgcACTAATATCTACAAGTTTTAAATAATGGGTACATGCCATGAAAGGGAATTGACCAAGAGTAGCCATGGTGCCATTTATTATTCGGCCCGATTCTTCACATTTTGAAAACTTTAagttaaaaataactaaaaacaggAAATGAATAGCCAACATGAtcgaaaaaaattttgtttaaaatacaATTAATTATAGATAATAAATAATAGCAAAATCTGACCCAAAAGGATtatttaaaatacaaaaaaatttaaCTATTATTTTAAAAACACGATATGCGTTCAGCACGAACTTTATGAAAATGACAAAAACTAACCCGGCGGTAACTAGATGAAGTTCGATTTTTCAGAGTGCAAGGCAAAGTTGATGCATGCCAGACAGTTATGGGGGAGTTTAAATCAACTAATCAATTCAGGTACATCTCCCTACTATCGAACTTGAATAGCTTCCCAGAAAGCATGGGTCCTTGAATACGATCAGCGGTTGAGAATTGAGAAGCAGCGCCAAGTTCTAACTCCCTACAT is a window encoding:
- the LOC119647259 gene encoding acrosin-like, whose product is MLAIHFLFLVIFNLKFSKCEESGRIINGTMATLGQFPFMVSLIERTAETCKVNCAGTLITELNILTAAKCFIKPGAVANNYAFAGDIDVGEVVDIPPSRQVRTIVRATTHPNAYRFTNPVNPEFDVAVLEVIAPFKLTQYANVAAVAPYELPNLSNCMGLGFGRIGKNVTAPSGKLHYGRLRIDRNICKCPWCYCIYSTEVEIPAVHKLSILH